Sequence from the Flavobacterium sp. TR2 genome:
CATTGGTAAACGGAAAACGTTCAGTTTATATCAGTATCGCAAAAGCGGGAGATGCTTCGACTTGGGATGTGGTTCAGAAATTAAAATCGGAACTGCCTAAAATTCAGAGCACGCTTCCTGAAGATGTAAACATCACGTATGAATTTGACCAATCTGTTTATGTAATCAATTCGGTTAAAAGTTTGATTACAGAAGGAATCATTGGTGCGGTTTTAACGGGATTAATGGTTTTATTGTTCTTAGGCGACCGTCGTGCGGCTTTGATTGTAATTATGACCATTCCGATTTCGGTTATCTCAGGAGTTTTATTCCTAAAATTATTTGGACAAACGATTAATTTGATGTCATTATCAGGATTAGCGCTTGCAATTGGTATTTTGGTGGATGAAAGTACCGTTACAATCGAAAACATTCACCAGCATCTCGATATGGGAAAACCAAAAGCACTCGCCATTTGGGATGCCTGTAAAGAAATCGCCTTGCCAAAATTATTGATCCTTCTTTGCATCCTTGCCGTATTTGCTCCTGCGTTTACGATGGTGGGCATTCCGGGAGCATTGTTCTTGCCATTGGCTTTAGCAATTGGTTTCTCAATGGTTATTTCATTCCTATTATCTCAAACTTTTGTGCCTGTAATGGCCAACTGGATGATGAAAGGACATGAAAAACACAATCACGGACCAGAAATTACAGATGACGAAGCGGAATTTAACGACTGCGGTTTAACGCCTGAATCTGAACAAAATCTGATTACGCAGAAAAAAGAGTATGTAGAAAGAGAAGACACCAATAACAACGGAAAAATTAGCCCTTTCGAACGCTTCAAGATTCGTTTCATGCGAACTTTAGATCGTTTGTTTGTTCACAAAAAGGTAACAAGCATCACTTATCTGGTTGCTGCAACTGCTCTAGCTATTTTATTCATTAGTTTTATCGGAAAAGACGTTTTCCCGAGAACCAATTCAAGCCAATTTCAATTGAGAATGCGCGCTGTTGACGGAACGCGTCTGGAAAGGACTGAAGAGCAAGCCAGAATTGTTTTAAAAGAATTGGAGAAAATGGTCGGTAAAGATCATATCGGAATTTCGTCTGTATATGTGGGCCAGCACCCTTCTCTATTCTCCATTAACCCAATCTATCTGTTCATGGCTGGTTCTCACGAAGCGGTTTTCCAAGTGAGTTTAAAAGACTATCATGAGGATATGGATGATTTTAAAGACGAACTTAGAGCGAGACTTAAAAAATTATTGCCTGAAACCAAGCTTTCTTTTGAGCCGATCGAATTGACCGATAAAGTTTTAAGCCAAGGTTCTCCTACTCCAATCGAAATTCGAGTAGCTGGAAAAGATAAAAAACGAAACGAATTGTATGCGACTCAAATTGTAGACAAACTGAAAGCTATTTCGTATTTCAGAGACGTTCAGATTGGGCAGCCAATACATTATCCAGCTATGAATATTGATATTGACAGAACACGCGCTGCCGAATTGGGAGTGGATATGAATGATATTTCGCGTTCGCTTGTCGCTTCGACCTCATCTTCACGTTATACCGAAAAAAATAACTGGGTCGATGAAAAAGCAGGATTGTCATATTCTGTTCAGGTTCAAGTGCCTTTGAATAAAATGAAAAGCAAAACCGATATTGGAGAAATTCCGGTTCTTAAAAATTCGCTTCGTCCTGTTTTGAGTGACGTTGCCAAAATTACACCGGGATTTGTAAGCGGTGAAAACGACAATTTAGGGGCCATGCCATACATTACCGTTACAGCAAACATTTATAAAACCGATTTGGGGACGGCTTCAAAAGATGTGAGCAAAACAATTAGTTCTTTGGGCGAATTGCCGCGTGGTTTGTTTATCACGCCAATAGGGCTAAGTACTGTATTAACAGAAACATTAAGCAGCTTACAGACGGGGTTATTGGTCGCTGTGTTTGTAATCTTCTTAATGTTGGCCGCTAATTTCCAGTCGTTCAAAGTTTCGCTGGTAATCTTAACCACAGTTCCTGCCGTAGTTTTAGGAGCTTTATTAATGCTGACTATTACAGGCTCTACGCTTAACTTGCAGTCGTATATGGGAATCATCATGTCGGTTGGGGTCTCTATTGCAAACGCCGTTTTATTGGTTACAAATGCCGAACAGCTTCGAAAAATAAACGGAAATGCATTAGAATCTGCGAGAGAAGCTGCTGCATTGCGTCTTCGTCCGATTATCATGACCTCTGTTGCGATGATTGCGGGAATGTTGCCAATGGCAATAGGACATGGCGAAGGAGGCGATCAGGTTTCTCCGTTAGGAAGAGCGGTTATCGGAGGATTATTATTTTCTACTTTTGCTGTATTATTGATCCTTCCGCAGATATTTGCGTGGGCGCAAGAAAAAACATCGACGCAATCTGTTTCTTTAGATCCTGAAGACGAAGAAAGCATCCATTATATCTCATCTTTAAATAAGTCTAAAGTTAGAAAGCCGTAACTCGTTGAGTGTAATTATTTTTTTTAACACATAGAAACATAGATTTTAATTTTAAATAAAAAAAGGTAAAAGAAAAAACTAGTTTTCACACATAGCTATGCTTATTTTAAAAAGTGAAACGCCTTTTATGCACAAAGAAAAGCTATGTTTCTATGTGTTAAAATAATTACTCCCAAAGAGTTAAAAACATATTCATTATATAAAACCAAAAAATGAAAAGCAACATTATAAAATCTACAGCCCTACTATTTACAGCTTTAGTTGTACTAAGCTGCGAAAAGAAAAAAGAAGAAACTGCAAAAGCAGAGATAGAACCTAAAGTAGAAACTTTTCTTTTAGCGAAAGAAAAACTAACAACAGAATTGCGTTTGCCAGCCGAATTAACAGGTTTCCAACAAGTTGATCTGTACGCGAAAGTGAGCAGTTTCGTAAAAACTTTAAAAGTAGATATTGGTTCTAAAGTAAAAAAAGGACAGCTTTTGATTGTTTTGGAAGCGCCAGAAATTAGTTCGCAATTGGCTGCAGCCGAATCGAGACTGAAATCTATGGAAGCGATTTATGCCACAAGCAAAAGCACTTACAACCGTTTGTACGAAACAAGCAAAGTGGAAGGAACAATTTCTAAAAACGACTTAGAAATGGCAAGCGGTAAAAAGAATTCTGATTACGCTCAGCTTCAAGCTGCCATTGCTGCTCATAAAGAAATTGCAATCATGAGAGGGTATTTAGAAATTCGTGCCCCTTTTGATGGTGTTGTAGCGGCTAGAAATGTCAATTTAGGAACATTTGTTGGGCCAGCAGGAAAAGGTTCAGATTTGCCTTTATTGACGATTCAGGAGCAGTCAAAATTACGTTTGGCGGTTTCAGTTCCAGAATTGTACACAGGCTATTTGCACCCAGGCGACGAAATGAGTTTTAATGTAAAATCTTTGCCAGATACGTTCTCAGCTAAAATTACAAGAATGTCTGGCGCTTTAGATTTGAAATTGCGTTCTGAAAGAGTCGAAATGGACGTTCACAACACCAAAGGAAACTTATTGCCTGGAATGGTTGCCGAGGTTCTGTTACCGCTTAACGCGAAAGACAGCACCTTTGTAGTGCCAAAATCGGCAGTGGTAAATTCTGCAGAGGGTCTATATGTAGTGAAAGTAGTAAACCACAAAGCAACAAGAGTGGACATCAAAAAAGGAAGAGAAATCGAAGATAAAATTGAAATTTTCGGCGATTTGACTCCAAACGATAAACTGGTAAAAATTGCCAGCGAAGAAACTAAAGAAGGCGATGTCATAAACGAATAATACCGATTATGTATTCAATACAGCCTAATAAAAATTAGACTGTTTTCATACTATATCGGCATTAATAACCTGCGTTTTAGTCTTCAATTTAGTAGATTACGAAAAACTGTACGCATTCTTAGGAATGCAAATTTTTAAATTTGCTTGAAAGGGCAGTTCTTCTGTAGTGGAGGGACTGTCCTTTTTTTATACTTGAAAATACTTGAATACTAATTTCTAGTTTTTAATTGTTTCAATTTGTAAAAGTATCTTTGATTTTTTATATAATTTGAAAGTGTTTTTTTGTGCTCAATTATAAAAATTGACTACGAAGAAACTAAGGAAGATGCTATCTTAAATAAATATCACCTTGATAGATTTCATTTGTAAATTAATGTATGAAAATATTTTATAATTTTTTCAATGTTAATATATATATTTGAATTGAAAATATACTATACGTTCGATTTCAAAAACATTTTAAATACTTTAATGATATTTGCTTCTTGCAACAAAAAACTAATAAACAAAATATGAATTTAAATGAAGCCCGATTAATAAAACTAATTGAAGTAATTGAAAAAGTAAGAAGAAGAAAAGTAGTAAATTATGATAATGATGATAATATCCAATATCTAGATCCTTTAAATAATTTAGGTAAAATAAAAATCCCAAATAACCATCTAATTTTAGGAAGAAGGGGAAGTGGAAAAACAACCTTACTTTTGAGCACAATAAAAGAAGATTCTAAAAACTTTATATTGCCTATCGACTGTCAGATTTTTAGAGAATGGAAATCAGACAAAATCATTTTACATATTTTATTACAATTTGCTCAAAAATTAAAAAGTCATATCATTCGCTATACTGATTATTTTGTTCTTAATCAAGATTTTGAAAAAAGAGGATTTATAAAAAAAATCCAAAGCATTTTTAAAAGCGACGACATAACTAAATTAGACGAATATAATTTCTTAATAGGAACATTAAAAAAAACGGAACATCTAATTGAAATAATTTCTGAACTTCCTGATGAACCAATAAAAATAGATATAAAGTCAACATCTACAAAAACGGAATCAAAAAAAATTGTCAATAATCTCGAATTAAAAGCCATTGCTAAACTCACTGCAAAAGGAAAAGTTCCTGTTAAATTACTAACAATTGATAGTAGTCTAGAAAGTGTAATCTCAGCATCACATGTTGCTTCTAGAGAATTAAAAACTGATAAAATTTTAAATGAATCTTTTAAATATGAGAAAACAATTAGTAAGCAAGACAAAATAGATGAATTAATTTTTGTTTTTGCAGAGATTGCGAGTGAATTCAACAAACTTTCAGACAAACGAATTGTAATCTACTTAGATGATTTCTATCTAATTAATTGGGATTATCAACCAGACGTCATTCAATTTTTTCATGATATTTATAAAAACTCAAAAAATGATTCTTTTTGTTCTAAAATTTGTTCACTACCAAATAGAACTAAATTGAATAAAGATGGAAAGGTTGACTTTTCAATTAAAGATGATTTTTCTCCTATACGTTTAGACAAAGAATTGTATGATTTTCAAAATCTTATAGAATTTCTTTTGAGAATAACCTCAAATTTACAGCCAGACTTAGGATTATCAACAACTGATCTAAGAGCATTATTTAGTAATGATGAAGTCTTGAATTACACAGTTGTTGCAACTGGAGGTGTCCCTAGGGACTTTTTAGTAATTCTTTCAGAGATTATAAAAATAGCAAAATCTGATAATGCCATTTCAATAAAAAAAGAACATCTTTATTCTGCCATTAGTGATCTTCGTCAAGATAAAGAGCAAAATATTGAAATAGAATGTGATATTGCACCCGAAAAACTACGTCAAGCAATTGAAATTATTCAAAATCAAGTTATTGGTGTCCTTAAAACAAATGTAATTTTATATCCAAGTAAACTTGTGAAAGAACATGAACTTATTCTTAAGAATTTGATTAATCTACGTTACTTGCATGTTATAAATGAAAATATGAGTTCAGAACGTAAAAAAAAGGAAAACTTTACATCTTATTTAATTGACATGACTTTTTATGCTACGGGTAAAAGACTTAAGCAAAATTTTGAGTTTAGACCATTTTGGATTCAAGATTCAGGTCATAGACACATATATTTAAGAAATGCCCCTATTTGGAATTTCGAAGATGAGTTTGCTAAAATTTAATCATACTCCGTAGCGAGAATTTACAACTCAATAACGGAAATTTTCAATCCGTTTACTCAAAGTAATCAACATATTATATATCCATAAAAACGTAAAACCTCGATCCTAAAATCGAGGTTTTTCCATTTTATAAACCTTACTCCTCACTCAAATAAGGATTCAAAATCTCTGCCAATTCGTTGAGCCAATAATAATTGTCTTCAAAATTGGTTAGTCCAATTTGGAGGGTTTCGTGTTGTCGCATTATGCCGAGCGCTAAAATGCAATTTACTTGTCTTAAGATTTTAGCCATATCTTCGGGAGCTATAATATGGTTAAAAAAATCAATCAGCCTTGTTTCGGCTTCTTTGGAAAAGGTGTTGTTTTTCATAAAGTGAAGAATTTAAGAAAAAACCCTCATACCTTAGCAGTCTTACGCTTCTTCACGGCGTCAAAGTCCTTTCGGAGCTTTACTACATAGCACGAGGGCAAATTTTATGTTGTCTTAATGTGAAGATTTAAGAACTTCAAATGTAAGAAAACTTTTTAAAAAGAAAGATTTTTCTTTCAATACTATTTTTATATTTATCGACTTTATAATATACCAAATGTATAAAATCGTTATTAGAAATAATCATTTTTAAAATTATATGAATTGCCTCGAGAAAGTCCCAGCGGGACGAAATATTTATAGAAAACAATTTTTCCCGTTTTAAAAGAGCCTCAGCGGGGTGAAATCCTATTTGCCATATGTCGCTCCGCTGGAGCTTTTGGTCGGTACGCTTTTTGAATCTATAAATATTTCATTCCTCCGGAATTTTCTTTACAGATTTAAAAATCACATTTCAATTAAAAAAATAATTGCCTCCAGCTTTAGATGGAGATCTACTAGAGCGCTATAAAAATGGCTTTAGCAAAAATGCGCAATTTGGCTAAAGCCTTTCTTTTATCAACATTATCGAGTCCCCTAGTTGAAACTAGGGGCTATTGATTGCTAATCTTTGTGGAGCTGCTTGCGGATATTTGCAAAAACAAACTATTCGAAAAAAAAACGAGACATTTTTCAAGCTGAGCAATCCCAAAGCTTCACGGGAAATACCGCAATCATTTTAGAACATAGCCTCTGGTTTCAACCAGAGGAACGCAAAGATTATGGTCATTCAAATTAAAAAAATCAATTGCCTCCAGCTTTAGATGGAGATCTACTAGAGCGCTATAAAAATGGCTTTAGCCAAAATATGCAATTTGGCTAAAGCCTTTCTTTTATCAACATTATCAAATCCCCTAGTTGAAACTAGGGGCTATTGATTGCTAATCTTTGAGGAGCTGCTTGCGGGTAGAGATTTATTTCGCATTTTCACTATTGCTCGGGTTCCTTACAGCTAAATGGCGAACTTTATTTTAGTCTAACAACAAAAACTATCTCAAATCCTTTTTAATGACCAAATATTTCAAATCAGTTTTTCCAGCATTGCTAATTCCGTGTTCGGCGTTTGGCGGACAATAGAAACTGGTATTTGGACCAGCTGTAATGGTTTTACCGTCAAGAAAGAATTCGGCGGTACCTTCCAAAATATAGAAAAATTCTTCCTCAGGGTGGTGATGCGGTGCGTGCGTCGATTTTCCAGGTTCTACAATACTCATTTTTAAAGTGTTTTCCTGAGTAAAATCTTTATTGGCAAACCAATATTGGTAACCTACTTTAGTTTTGGTGGCTTTGTTTATGTCAAAATGATTGACACAGTTCTCTATGGTGTATTGTGGCGTTGCGGATTCTTTTTTGGTTTCCTGGGCAAAAGATTGTTGGAAAAATAAAACTGTAATTGTAGTTTTTAGGATAGTTAGGGCTCTCATTTTTTTGTTGTAATGTTGCAAAAAATTACAATTCGTCGTAGTGAACAAAAAAATAAATTATAGAGATTAACATGAAAATTAGACTTTTGTCTTAACTTTGTTTACCAACTTTAGTAAACTTATATCATGCAAGCAATTAACATCACAGCATATACAGAAGATGCTTCTCAAATTGAAGCTGTAAAAGCTTTTATGAAAGCACTAAAAATCAAATTTGAGATCGCAAATGTAAAACCATATGAGCTATCTGACGAACAACAACATATATTAAATGATCAAGTTGTTTCAGATAAAAATCTCTACACTGATGCTGAATCTCTTTATACCGATTTAAAAAAGAAGTATGAATTATAAGATTATAGTTTCTCCAATTGCATTAAAAAATATTGAAGAAGCTGTTGAATATTATATTTTAAAAGTTAGCAAAAAAGTTGCCTTAGATTTTCTTGATGATTATAAAAAAGCTTATAAAACCTTACAGCTAAATCCTTTCTTTCAATTTCACGATACTAATTATCGTTATCTTCCACTTAAAAAATTTCCTTACGTCGCATTTTTTATTGTTGATGAATTATCAAAAACGGTGTTTTTAAATGCAGTTTTTCATACTTCTCAAAATCCCGAAAAATATCCTGTAAAATAAAGAGCAAAATAAATGCGAAATCTAATGAAAAATACAAATTCTCTCCTAGCCCTGATCGAAACGGCATCTCCCGATTTAGAAAAACAAGGCTTTTTAGCCGTAGTTTTTGTTGATCGGGAATACAGTGAAGAGCAGGACAAATATTTTGAAAATCCTAAATTTTACTGCTCCTAAAAAAATCAAGCAAAGAAAAACCCCAATAAAATAAAGGCTTGCCAAAGATTTTTTGAAATACTTATTGCACGATAAGAAAATATTATGATAAAAATATTTTGAAATTCGAAAAACTGCCATACATTTGCCTAACAGTGTTAAACGATTTAATACTTGAATACAATGGCTAGCAAAGATCGAATTTTAAGACAAAAAGAAGAGACAAGAAATAATATTCTTGGCGCTGCTTATGATATCGTAAAAGAAGAAGGCTGGAATGGTTTGAGTATGCGTAAAATTGCCGACAGAATCGAATATACCGCTCCTATTATTTATGAATATTTTTCGAATAAAGAAGCTATTTTAGAAGAACTGACAGGCAAAGGTTTTGTTAAGCTGACTAAGGAGTTACAGACTGCTATAGACAAGTTTGAAAAACCCGAAGATCAATTGGAAGCCATGTGGATGACTTACTGGGACTTCGCTTTTACTAATACTGAAATGTATCAACTGATGTTTGGTGTTCAAATGACCTGCTGTGCACAACGATGTTCGGCTCAAGAGGGACCTTACAAATTATTTACTCAAGTGATTGCTGAAGTCATGAAAAACAGCAACCCGAGTCAAGATATCATTAAACAGAAGTACTTCACTTTCTTTTCTGTTATTCATGGTTTAATCGCCATCAACATCATTAACAAAAGTGATATTTTAGAAACAATTAATGCTCAGATTTTGAAAGATGCTATTGGCGGCATCATCAAATCAATACAATAAAAAAATTTTCAATTTTACTTAACAGTGTAAAATGATTTAAACGGGATAACATAAAATCCTTTTTTTTATAACTTTCGCTTAACACTGTTAGAAAATTTAATAAAGGTAATAAAAGCTCTTTTTTTAGGCTTTTACTTAACATCGTTAGATAATTTAATACTGATTTTGAAATAGAATTGGAAAGGCTTACTGTATGGAAATTTGCGCACATTTACTTAACAATGTTAGATAATTTAATTCAATTAAATATGAATCCCGAGAATGCCAGAATACCAAAGAATTTTATCCGAGAAAATGTTCAACCAATTAAAACCACAATGAAAATGAAAAATGTAATTATAACCAGTTTTATTCTGGCCTTAGTTTTAAGCAGCTGTGCCGACAAAAATCAGGCTCCTACTGCTCCGCCTCCACCGGTTTTACCCGTTTTGGCTATCACAAGTGCAAATACAACAACTGACTCTGAATATCCTGCTTCTATACAAGGAACTGTTGATGTTGAAATTCGCCCTCAAGTGAGCGGAAACCTTGACAGAATTTATGTAGACGAAGGCGCTTATGTAAACAAAGGACAAACTTTATTTAAAATAAATGAGCGTCCATTCCGTGAGCAGTTAAACAACGCTCTGGCAAGTCTTCACGCTGCAGAAGCAGCTTTGATCAACGCTAATTTGGAAGTGGATAAACTGACTCCGCTAGTGCAGAACAAAGTAGTTTCTGACTATCAATTGAAAACAGCTAAAGCTTCTCAAAAAATTGCTGCTGCAAATATCGAACAAGCAAAAGCAATGGTAGGTTCTGCTAAAATTAATTTAGGATATACTAACGTAACGGCTCCAGTGAGCGGTTACATTGGAAGATTGCCTAAAAAACAGGGAAGTTTAGTTTCTGCTACAGATATTGAGCCTTTAACCACTTTATCAGACGTTCATGAAGTATTTGCTTATTTCTCTTTGGGTGAAACCGATTTCATCAACTTTAAAGAGCAATATGCAGGAAATTCATTAGGCGACAAAATCAAAAAACTGCCACCAGTAACTTTGATTTTAGCTGATAATAGCGCTTACCCAAAAACAGGAAAAATCGACATGGTTGACGGTCAGTTTGACAAAACTACTGGAGCAATCACGATTAGAGCAACTTTCCCAAATGCAAACGGGACATTGCGTTCTGGAAACACGGGAAGAATCCGTTTAGGATTACAGCACGACGATGCGATTTTAGTTCCACAGGCTGCTACAGTAGAAATGCAGGATAAAGTATTTGTTTTCACTGTAGGCAAAGACAACAAAGTGACTAAAATGCCTATAACGGTTGTAGGCAAAAGTGGAACCAATTATTTAATTAAAGAAGGTGTAAAAACCGGTGACCAAATCGTGTTGAGCGGTATTGACAAACTTCAGGATGGACAAGCGATTCAGCCAGAAAAATCAACTAAAGTTGCCGAAGTAACTAATCAAAAATAATTCTAAAACAAAATGTTCAAAATATTTATACAAAGACCTGTACTGGCAACCGTAATCTCCATATTGCTGGTGATTCTTGGGGTACTGGGTTTAACTAAACTGCCTTTACAACAGTTTCCTGATATTGCGCCGCCATCGGTTTTGGTAACGGCGGTATATCCGGGAGCCAACGCAGAAACGGTTTTGCGTTCTGTGGCACCTTCTATCGAAGAATCTATAAATGGTGTAGAAAACATGACTTACATGAGTTCTACAGCCAGTAATGACGGTACTTTGGCCATTACAGTTTTCTTTAAACTGGGTACAGATGCCGATCAAGCTGCGGTCAACGTACAAAACAGAGTTGCACAGGCAACGAGCCAGCTTCCTGCCGAAGTTGTACAGCAAGGTATTGTTACGGCGAAACAGCAAAACAGTTTCATCATGGCGATTGGTATGTACACGGATGATGAAGCAAAATACGATCAGACGTTTGTTGCCAACTATGCACAGATTAATATTATTCCAGAACTAAAACGTATTCCGGGTGTGGGTTCTGCCAGCATTTTTGGAGGTGTAAAAGATTACTCTATGCGTGTTTGGCTAAATCCAACACAGATGTCTGCTTACAAAGTGACGCCAAGCGAAGTTATGGGAGCGATTCAAGACAAAAGTTTGGAAGCTGCTCCAGGTAAATTTGGAGAGCGAAGCAAAGAGGTTTTTGAATACGTTATTAAATACAAAGGGAAATTAACTAAACCAGAAGATTATGAAAATATTGCTATACGTTCTAATGCAGATGGCTCAGTACTTCGCTTAAAAGATGTAGCGAGAGTTGAACTTGGCGCTTACTCTTACAACAGTTTAACTCGTTTAAATGGTAAAAAAGGAATTGTAATTGGCGTTATTCAGTTAGCTGGATCCAACTCAAATGATATTCAGATTGCGATTAACAAAATGATGGAAAAGGCTTCTAAAGATTTTCCAAAAGGCATAAAACACAATATTTTCTATAGTACAAAAGTATCACTTGACCAATCTATCGAACAAGTTGAGCATACTTTACTAGAAGCTTTTATACTGGTATTTATTGTGGTATTTATCTTCTTGCAAGATTTTAGATCAACATTAATCCCGGCTATTGCTGTACCTGTAGCAATTTTAGGAACGTTCTTCTTCATGCAGTTATTCGGCTTTTCGATCAACCTTTTAACACTTTTCGCCTTAATTCTGGCGATTGGTATTGTGGTCGATGATGCCATTGTGGTAGTCGAAGCGGTGCACGCGAAAATGGAGCACAAACGCTTGTCTCCAAAAATCGCAACCCATGAAGCAATGCACGAAATAACGGGTGCTATTATCTCGATTACGCTGGTAATGGCTGCTGTATTCCTGCCGGTTGGTTTTATGGAAGGCTCAACAGGAGTTTTCTATCGTCAGTTTGCCTTTACGATGGCCATTGCAATTGTAATTTCGGCTGTAAATGCATTAACATTGAGTCCGGCGCTTGCAGCATTGTTTTTAAAAGATAACCACGGAGCACACGATCATGACGCACCTCATGTGAAAAAAGGATTTAAGGAAAAATTCTTCACTGCTTTCAACAGCAGTTTTGAATCATTGACCAACCGTTACGTTGGCGGACTAAAATTCTTAATCAGAAGAAAATGGTTGAGCATGGGCGGATTGGCTCTGATTGTTGTAGCTACTATTGTGATGGTCAAAACAACTCCGGCAGGATTTATTCCGACAGAAGATCAAGGATTTATCGCTATTGCAGTAAA
This genomic interval carries:
- a CDS encoding efflux RND transporter permease subunit translates to MFKIFIQRPVLATVISILLVILGVLGLTKLPLQQFPDIAPPSVLVTAVYPGANAETVLRSVAPSIEESINGVENMTYMSSTASNDGTLAITVFFKLGTDADQAAVNVQNRVAQATSQLPAEVVQQGIVTAKQQNSFIMAIGMYTDDEAKYDQTFVANYAQINIIPELKRIPGVGSASIFGGVKDYSMRVWLNPTQMSAYKVTPSEVMGAIQDKSLEAAPGKFGERSKEVFEYVIKYKGKLTKPEDYENIAIRSNADGSVLRLKDVARVELGAYSYNSLTRLNGKKGIVIGVIQLAGSNSNDIQIAINKMMEKASKDFPKGIKHNIFYSTKVSLDQSIEQVEHTLLEAFILVFIVVFIFLQDFRSTLIPAIAVPVAILGTFFFMQLFGFSINLLTLFALILAIGIVVDDAIVVVEAVHAKMEHKRLSPKIATHEAMHEITGAIISITLVMAAVFLPVGFMEGSTGVFYRQFAFTMAIAIVISAVNALTLSPALAALFLKDNHGAHDHDAPHVKKGFKEKFFTAFNSSFESLTNRYVGGLKFLIRRKWLSMGGLALIVVATIVMVKTTPAGFIPTEDQGFIAIAVNTPSGTSLDGTQKVMTEAENTLKSLEASRFVTAISGFNLLTNSTSPSSAVIFVLLKPNEERGEIKNIDEFMNQVRGKLGGISGGSFFVFSFPTVPGFSNVEALDLVLQDKTGGKLDKFSGISQEFIGALMKRPEIAVAFTSFKADYPQLQLEVNDEKANQLGVNVKDILQTMQAYFGSAQASDFNRFGKYYRVVVQADIEDRADPTAIDRVFVKNKTGEMVPINTLVKLTRIYGSETASRYNLFNSISINAIPKPGFSSGDAIKAIEEVAKQQLPAGYGFEFSGQTREEISSGGQSATIFLLCLIFVYFLLAAQYESYILPLAVILSIPAGIFGVFVAIGLTGIENNIYVQVALVMLIGLLAKNAILIVEFAAQRRRSGQGLVAASIMAAKLRLRPIIMTSLAFVVGLVPMMSAKGPSAQGNHSISIGAAGGMLSGVILGLFIIPVLFIIFQHLQEKVSGKPIAVIHNEEK